Proteins encoded by one window of Bacillus rossius redtenbacheri isolate Brsri chromosome 3, Brsri_v3, whole genome shotgun sequence:
- the LOC134531374 gene encoding uncharacterized protein LOC134531374, producing MPHDPPGEPDEPPTHQVTRPVRNRRPPGYLAEYDLGRAQRGHRGLRNPVGTTEETRPPVDTHYHLRLPRAPTAWTCCETRPPHHTTTRPQHCTPPPHHASTWPHQPQPPDPERRPYQPQPPQAP from the coding sequence ATGCCTCATGACCCACCAGGAGAGCCCGACGAACCGCCCACACACCAAGTGACGAGACCCGTCAGGAACAGGCGCCCCCCAGGGTACCTGGCCGAGTACGACCTCGGGAGGGCCCAGAGGGGCCACCGCGGCCTCCGCAATCCCGTGGGCACGACGGAGGAAACTCGACCACCGGTGGACACGCACTACCACCTGCGACTGCCCAGAGCCCCAACCGCCTGGACATGCTGTGAAACtaggccaccacaccacaccaccacacgaccacaacactgcacaccaccACCTCATCACGCCTCCACGTggccccaccagccgcagccaccAGATCCAGAGCGCCGGCCCTACCAGCCGCAGCCACCCCAGGCGCCATGA